The Nicotiana tomentosiformis chromosome 2, ASM39032v3, whole genome shotgun sequence genome includes the window CAGCGAGTTTTCTAGGAGCTCATTATTTTTTCAACTtatattctttctttttctcttcctcTCACGTATAAATCACACTTACATATATGGCATCCTTGAAATCCGGACGATCACGATTTTGTTCTGCCGGTGAGCAAAATACAAAGAAAGagattaaaaaaaacaaaaaataaaataaaaacactaATAGAATGATAAGAAATATAAGAAAacaggaaaaggaaaagaaaaagaaagaaagaataaaaaaaatactaaatataCATGGGAGATCGTGTGGTTCATACCTGAGTTTGGTTGTCTACCTTTAGGAAAGTATTTATTTCGTGTCAAAAAAAGTTTGGGGTAATAGGATCCCACAAAAATAAAGTGTGGGGttgaaaatatattttacaaAGTTCGAAGCACAGCGACAAGATATTGTTCCGCAAAACTAAAGAGAGAagcaacaaaaaagaaaaaaaaagagagaaagaaaaccAGAGATGGCTGAAGCAGCAGTTTCCTTTGTTGCAGAGCGGCTTTTTGATCTTCTCAAAGAAGAAGTAGTTTTCCTGAAAAATGTCCAGGAACAAGTTGAAGGAGTGGGAAACGAGCTTGTTCGGATGAAGTGTTTCCTGAAGGATGCAGATATGAAGCAAGTGGAAGAGCAATCCGCAACAATCCGCAACTGGGTATCTGAAATCAGATCAGTTGCCTACCATGCTGAGGATGTGATTGAAATATTCATCTACCAAGTTGCGTCCCTAGAACGAAAGAGCTTCTTCATTAAGTGTGCCCTTTTCCCTAAGAAGCTATTTTGGCTTCACAAAGTAGGGAAAGAGATTGAGTCGATTCAGAGCAGAATTTTTGAAATATCCAACAGCCGGGAGAGATATGGCATCATGTCATATCAAGGGCTCGGAATTGGGGAAGGGTCGAGCACAACACGCGAGAAGATGCGTGAATTGCGACGCTCCTCTCCTTTGGTTGCCAATAAGGATGTTGTTGGCCTAAAGAAGCATGTGAACGCCGTCGTGTCAATCCTTCTAAAGGAGGACAAACGGCTTCGTGTTGCTTCAATTGTGGGTATGGGTGGCCTCGGTAAGACGACTCTTGCCAAAGAAGTTTATAACGAAGCTCACATCAGAGACCAGTTTGACTGTCAGGCATGGGTTTATGTATCCCAAGATTATAAACCCGCGAAGATCATCAAGGAACTCATTTTACAACTGGCAAATCCAGAAGAAGATAAAGTGAAGATTGTGAAAACAATGGACAAATTATCAGTGGCTGGCTTGGAGGAAATGCTCCAAAGGCGCTTGGAAGGAAAACGCTATCTGATTGTTCTTGATGACATCTGGACCAAAGAAGCATGGGATCTTCTTGCTAGGTCATTTCCAGGCAATGATAAGTCAAGTAGATTGCTACTTACCAGCCGCATAAAGGAGGTTGCTTTGCACGCAGATGCCCGTACTATACCGTACGAACTTAAAGTATTGAACGAGGAGGAGAGCTGGGAACTCTTTCTCAAGAAATCATTCCCCGAGGAAAGAGAGTGTCCAGAGGACTTGGTGGACTTGGGGAAAGAGATTCTGGAAAAATGTGATGGCTTGCCACTGGCAATCACTGTTATAGGAGGCGTCTTAGCTGGGAAGAAGAAGCAAAGAAGTGAGTGGGAGAGGCTAAAGAGAAACCTCAGCTCACACCTTGCAGGAAGCCAAACTTATGGCGTATCCGCAATTTTGGCGTTGAGTTATCATGACTTACCTCCCGACTTGAAATCTTGCTTTCTCTATTTAGGCCTTCTTCGAAAAGACAGAGACATTTCTGTGCAGCAGCTCAAGAACCTATGGATTTCCCATGGTCTTATTCATCAAAATCTGGGAGAACAACAGAGATTAGAGGACATTGCGGAGGATTATCTTGATGAGCTCATTGGCAGAAATATGGTTCAAGTGATCCTTGTTAGAGCAGATGACAGAGTTAGAAGTTGCCGGCTCCACGATCTCCTGCGAGACTTTTGTATCATGAAAGCAAAGGAAGAAATATTTCTCCAGGTCCATGATCAGAATGCAGATAATATATCTACCGTCCTGTCTGATCAATCTCGACACCATGTCCTTTACTGTCCACTCGAGAGGTACGATTATTTGGGAAATTCAAAAACGTATATAA containing:
- the LOC104092266 gene encoding putative disease resistance protein At1g50180, which produces MAEAAVSFVAERLFDLLKEEVVFLKNVQEQVEGVGNELVRMKCFLKDADMKQVEEQSATIRNWVSEIRSVAYHAEDVIEIFIYQVASLERKSFFIKCALFPKKLFWLHKVGKEIESIQSRIFEISNSRERYGIMSYQGLGIGEGSSTTREKMRELRRSSPLVANKDVVGLKKHVNAVVSILLKEDKRLRVASIVGMGGLGKTTLAKEVYNEAHIRDQFDCQAWVYVSQDYKPAKIIKELILQLANPEEDKVKIVKTMDKLSVAGLEEMLQRRLEGKRYLIVLDDIWTKEAWDLLARSFPGNDKSSRLLLTSRIKEVALHADARTIPYELKVLNEEESWELFLKKSFPEERECPEDLVDLGKEILEKCDGLPLAITVIGGVLAGKKKQRSEWERLKRNLSSHLAGSQTYGVSAILALSYHDLPPDLKSCFLYLGLLRKDRDISVQQLKNLWISHGLIHQNLGEQQRLEDIAEDYLDELIGRNMVQVILVRADDRVRSCRLHDLLRDFCIMKAKEEIFLQVHDQNADNISTVLSDQSRHHVLYCPLERYDYLGNSKTYIRSLLSFDSSSAEPYLDRICTSSSFKLLKVLYIDSPGLKVISDSIGKLYSLKYLGIGWKTRIKKLPRSISRLKNLETIDMPMSRYYSVLVPNVLLKLENLRHLLGYINSPSLLKIDLPNNLQILGSIPVKHWMHNENLTRMTNLQKVGLLIQDDHDLDMDRLCDSLAELKNLQSLCLEVEGSSQISLVAGLSKVSHIVKLKLKGRLASMPAHPCVFPHNLCQLTLVNSKLHPDSIQVLEKLTNLSVVKLVNAFDKRTHYDSLTISENGFRGLMFLRVELLTMTEMKLGKGAMAGLKRLQIFDCYSLRMLPEELISLTNLEKLEIRGMPEEFCARLQTSDFHKLQHIPNVVVGPPSTNEDELEILALRNAIKVGFMAYTAALKFIDEGECQY